A region of Paraburkholderia largidicola DNA encodes the following proteins:
- the glpD gene encoding glycerol-3-phosphate dehydrogenase, translating into MTQDSIYDLLVVGGGINGAGIARDAAGRGLSVLLCEQDDLAAHTSSASTKLIHGGLRYLEYREFGLVRKALQERETLLRAAPHIMWPLRFVMPHMPDLRPAWLIRAGLFLYDHLARRELLPGSRGIDMRKHPAGKPLIDSIKRGFVYSDGWVDDARLVVLNALDAQERGATILTRTKLTAATRANGEWHAQLLRADGSTLTVRARSIANAAGPWVGELLRGPLAREANYSVRLVKGSHIVTRRLFEHDHAYIFQNPDKRIIFAIPYERDFTLIGTTDLEYNGDPSKVAIEPSETQYLCDSINRYFKQHIAPRDVYWTYSGVRPLLEDENADNPSAVTRDYKLELDAPTGEAPLLSVFGGKITTFRKLAEEAVDDLARVLQHDKPTWTAGAPLPGGDIAHADFERFASQFAQQHAWLPAALARRYARAYGTRAERVIGAARSLADLGQQFAPGLYEAELRYLRETEWATTARDVLWRRSKLGLHVEPGTLESVTRDIDAWFARATTKQHA; encoded by the coding sequence GTGACGCAAGACTCCATTTACGACCTGCTCGTCGTCGGCGGCGGGATCAACGGCGCGGGCATCGCGCGCGACGCAGCGGGCCGTGGCCTGTCCGTGCTGCTGTGCGAACAGGACGATCTGGCTGCGCATACGTCGTCGGCCAGCACCAAGCTGATTCACGGCGGCCTGCGCTATCTGGAATACCGCGAGTTTGGGCTCGTGCGCAAGGCGCTGCAGGAACGCGAGACGCTGTTGCGCGCCGCGCCGCACATCATGTGGCCGCTGCGCTTCGTGATGCCGCATATGCCCGATCTGCGGCCCGCCTGGCTGATCCGTGCCGGGCTCTTTCTCTACGATCACCTCGCCCGCCGCGAACTGCTGCCCGGCTCGCGCGGTATCGACATGCGCAAGCATCCGGCGGGCAAGCCGCTGATCGACTCGATCAAACGCGGCTTCGTCTATTCGGACGGCTGGGTCGACGACGCGCGTCTGGTCGTCCTGAACGCGCTCGACGCGCAAGAGCGTGGCGCGACCATTCTGACGCGCACGAAGCTCACCGCCGCGACGCGCGCGAATGGCGAATGGCATGCGCAACTGCTGCGCGCGGACGGCTCCACTTTGACAGTGCGCGCGCGTTCGATCGCGAACGCCGCCGGCCCGTGGGTTGGCGAACTGCTGCGCGGCCCGCTCGCGCGTGAAGCGAACTACAGCGTGCGCCTCGTGAAAGGCAGCCACATCGTCACGCGCCGCCTGTTCGAGCACGATCACGCGTACATCTTCCAGAACCCGGACAAACGCATCATTTTCGCGATCCCGTACGAGCGCGACTTCACGCTGATCGGCACGACGGACCTCGAATACAACGGCGATCCGTCGAAAGTCGCGATCGAGCCGTCTGAAACACAGTACCTGTGCGACTCGATCAACCGTTACTTCAAGCAGCACATCGCGCCGCGCGATGTTTACTGGACGTACTCCGGCGTGCGCCCGCTGCTGGAGGACGAGAACGCGGACAATCCGTCCGCCGTCACGCGTGACTACAAACTCGAACTCGACGCGCCGACGGGCGAAGCACCGTTGCTGTCGGTGTTCGGCGGCAAGATCACGACGTTTCGCAAGCTCGCGGAAGAGGCCGTCGACGATCTCGCGCGCGTGTTGCAGCACGACAAGCCGACCTGGACGGCGGGCGCGCCGTTGCCGGGCGGCGATATCGCACATGCGGACTTCGAGCGCTTCGCGTCGCAATTCGCGCAGCAGCATGCATGGCTGCCGGCCGCGCTCGCGCGCCGCTATGCGCGGGCTTATGGCACACGTGCCGAACGTGTGATCGGCGCGGCACGCTCGCTCGCCGACCTGGGTCAGCAGTTCGCGCCCGGGCTGTATGAAGCGGAACTGCGCTATCTGCGCGAAACCGAATGGGCGACGACGGCGCGCGACGTGCTGTGGCGCCGTTCGAAACTCGGCCTGCATGTCGAGCCCGGCACGCTCGAAAGCGTCACGCGCGACATCGACGCGTGGTTCGCCCGCGCGACCACGAAGCAGCACGCCTGA